A stretch of Ipomoea triloba cultivar NCNSP0323 chromosome 13, ASM357664v1 DNA encodes these proteins:
- the LOC116001362 gene encoding mitogen-activated protein kinase kinase kinase 17-like — protein sequence MWWKKDGVIGFGSYGTVTLGVPGHSSSAWFPSPSCVAVKSADIEHSDSLRREEQFLYSLRGSPNFVHCYGTDTSLEDDGKLVYNLLLEYAAGGSLKSLIKSRRGEMSEGEVAFYAYQLLVGLSDLHAMGIVHCDLKPHNVLVFPMQQNGLNHLKIADFGLAIHDNNGKKVEEELSKKYGCRGTLQYASPESLYGVHKAPRDVWALGCITVKMITGKSVWGQYCNRADLMAKIETLEPKIPENVSVICKDFLNKCLNKNSEGRWNATRLMTHPFFLRNLAPVIYWTKVDCDYELRENPFGYDDQWVNNKDLFSTFNRYSHYDCMDDEEEYIC from the coding sequence atgtggtgGAAAAAAGATGGAGTTATTGGCTTCGGATCCTACGGCACGGTCACCTTGGGCGTTCCAGGCCACTCTTCTTCCGCCTGGTTCCCCTCGCCGTCATGCGTGGCCGTCAAGAGCGCCGACATAGAGCATTCCGATTCTCTCCGACGCGAGGAACAGTTTCTATATTCCCTGCGAGGAAGCCCCAACTTTGTTCACTGCTACGGCACGGACACCAGCCTGGAAGACGACGGCAAACTAGTGTACAATCTCCTGCTCGAATACGCCGCCGGCGGTTCCCTGAAAAGCCTGATAAAATCGCGCCGAGGAGAGATGTCGGAAGGCGAGGTCGCGTTTTACGCTTATCAACTTCTCGTGGGTCTTTCGGATTTGCACGCCATGGGGATCGTCCACTGCGACTTAAAACCCCACAACGTTCTTGTTTTCCCCATGCAACAAAACGGGCTTAATCATCTCAAGATTGCAGATTTCGGGCTGGCAATTCATGATAATAATGGAAAAAAGGTAGAAGAGGAACTTAGCAAGAAATACGGTTGTCGTGGCACGTTACAATACGCCTCGCCGGAATCTTTATACGGCGTTCACAAGGCCCCTAGGGATGTTTGGGCGTTGGGTTGCATTACTGTGAAGATGATCACCGGAAAATCAGTTTGGGGACAGTACTGCAACAGAGCGGATTTGATGGCCAAGATTGAAACCCTAGAGCCCAAAATTCCAGAAAATGTCTCTGTAATTTGCAAAGATTTTCTCAACAAGTGTTTGAACAAAAACTCTGAGGGGAGATGGAATGCTACGAGGTTAATGACACACCCATTCTTCTTGAGGAACTTGGCTCCTGTCATATATTGGACCAAAGTGGACTGTGATTATGAATTGCGGGAAAACCCTTTTGGATATGATGATCAATGGGTGAACAACAAGGATCtgttttcaactttcaacagATATTCCCATTATGATTGCATGGATGATGAGGAGGAGTATATATGCTAA